From Rubrivirga sp. SAORIC476, a single genomic window includes:
- a CDS encoding FeoA family protein, protein MTLDALAPGATGTVTGYTGDLPARLLEMGLVPGTVVEVVRLAPLGDPMELKVRGFLLSVRKAEAAHVEIEAA, encoded by the coding sequence GTGACGCTCGACGCACTCGCCCCCGGCGCCACCGGTACCGTGACCGGCTACACCGGCGACCTGCCGGCCCGCCTCCTCGAGATGGGACTCGTGCCCGGGACCGTGGTTGAGGTGGTCCGCCTCGCGCCCCTGGGCGACCCGATGGAGCTGAAGGTCCGCGGCTTTCTGCTGTCGGTGCGGAAGGCCGAGGCCGCCCACGTCGAGATCGAGGCGGCCTGA
- a CDS encoding FeoA family protein: protein MTDSFDHAAPVSSFPAGKTVRLCFMGLDEPTCARLRELGVREGCDACVMATGDKCVLGLGAARVALRREVAMGLFATDTSR from the coding sequence GTGACCGACTCGTTCGACCATGCCGCCCCGGTTTCGTCCTTCCCCGCAGGGAAGACGGTCCGCCTGTGTTTCATGGGCCTCGACGAGCCGACGTGCGCGCGGCTGCGCGAGCTGGGCGTCCGCGAGGGCTGCGACGCCTGCGTGATGGCGACCGGAGACAAGTGCGTGCTCGGGCTGGGCGCCGCCCGCGTGGCGCTGCGCCGCGAGGTGGCGATGGGCCTCTTTGCGACCGACACCAGCCGGTAG